In Miscanthus floridulus cultivar M001 unplaced genomic scaffold, ASM1932011v1 fs_365_4, whole genome shotgun sequence, the sequence gcaaaaactatgtatctagaaaaaccaaaacgacctataatttgggacagagggtGGTATCATCTAGTCTATGATGCACAAAGATACATCATACATGTTTAAGCAAGATGAAAAGAAGTTAAAGCATACCAGCCCATGTAACAAGTGCCTTTAGGAGGCGAATGAAACGAGGATTCACTGGAATATGGACACTCTTCCTCTACAAAAATACCGAAAAAATATTAATTTTCCCATGGCATGCAAAAAAATGACCTTTCAGAAAATCAAGTTACTTACATTAGACATGAAATTTATGATGGTGTCAGATGCCAAAAACATGCTACCATTGTCAATCATCATTCCATCCTGCTCAGTCATTTTAACAAGGCAATCTATAACCTGCGGAGAAAGTGAGAAATACAGTCAATCAACTGTTCACATCCCAGCATACACAGTGCTAATTATGCTGAACAAGATGTCTCTGTTAATAGTTGAGAAGTTAACTGCAATCTCATGTGTTCATGCCAAtcaataaacaattaaacatcaCATTAACATTGATTGGCTTTACAGGGCTACAAGCCACTAGAGTCATAAAGTTCCATAAAATAATATAAATCATTCTAAACGCTAGACATTGGTTCTGGAGATCTCTGTTCCATGTTCATCTTGAAACAGAGGTCACACAGCTTTTACAAACTGATGGTAACATGCAGGCAAAAACAAGAAAGCACCTACTTACCAATGAACAAGCAAAACAAAGTAAGCTGACTAGGAAGATAAATTCATTTGAGGAACAAATACAAATGGAATTAGTAATCAAGCTTTAGAAAGTTGAAAAAGAAACAATTCTACTTACTGCTTTATAGCCGCCAAATGATGCCAAAGTTTTACATCCATCAACCTCCATTGTTATTTGGGATAGCATTGGAAGCATGAAGCAAATAGAATAGAAGGGGCTGTTGCAAGAATAGAACTCTATACCATCAATATTTTGCATCATGAAAGAAGATGTATATATACACCTGGTGAGCACAAAATAAAGAAGAAGCAACCTTGATTCATCTTGACCTTCTATAGAAAAGATAAATTCCAATAGATTTCCGGTCTTCTCCTTGCAGGCATATGGTGCTTCTGCCAGATAACTGCAACAGAGTAACACATAGATGTGATATTGAAATCGAGGAAAATACGTTGTACAGAAGCTTGATCTGGACGCTTTGACATTGAACTATTGAAGATGCTCATGGGTTAACAGATTATGTACATTGTGCACATGGGCAAAAATGAATTGGACAAACTGTACACGTTTGTTCAAAACGATGAAAACCAGCTTAGCTTTTATAATAGGAAAGCCAACTTTGTTGATAATGTTATAAAACATATACACAATTCATTACAACAAGCAGTATGGGCAGGCAGATGAACTAGTGTTTCTTTGAAGTCACAACTAAAGGTCCCTGAACAGCATGCTGTGTTCAATTGCTACAGATAAGGAGCAATTATTTACTAACTGAGGAACATAAGGATACATGAATTCTCAAAGAATAATAAGATGAGCAAGCAGCACACCTTCCTACTATTCTTGCAGCTGCCAAAAGATCATCACCTTTCTGTTGACCATGATCCTGTCACATTTTCATCTTCAAGATATTATTATCTTACAATACGAATGTTACATTTGGTTGATAACAATATGTACCTTTGCATCCTGCAGAAAGTCTAAGACTAAACTGATTGTCTCATTTAATCCCGTAATGGCCTGCATTATGGTACTTTCACGGATGGTCTGAATTGGTGCACCTGCATACAGTTTACTATCTTAGTAGACTTTCTATGAGCCATTGAGATGACTCCCGACTTCGACAGAAAGATAGGAGAAACAGAAAGCTCAAGGTAACGAATTAGGAAATATAAGGGAAATGATAAAACTTCACCCCCAAAAGCTTAGATGCTAGCAATGCCAAAAATTAGTGCCACTGTATTCTAGAAATTTGGGCAATTTGGAAACataactaaattgctaaatacaACAGATAGTTGATACTCATATACCACTAAAAAATTTCGAGCCCAAAGTAGATAACGTAAATCACTGAACTAATAACCATTTTACTATTGAATGTGTTATCAAATGAGCCTGCCTGGTGAGTGGTGACTGGCATGCAGTGGCCTGATCATTTTGCCAAAACATTTAGCACTTCAAGGAAATGTTTTCCCAATGTTCAGATTTCCTTAAGAGTGCTGCATCAGCACGTACATCTCCATGCTGATGTGTGTTCTGTACATGGAATGGCATTATCGAAGACTAGTGATGCAGAAATGGAGAATTATCATCATTGGATTGCACTGACAGAGAAAATACACAGACTCTAAGCTTCCTGGTTTGATGCCCATGGAACAAAAGTAGACAAGAGAATCGAAACATACCTTCACCACTACTGGCATTAGATATCATTTTGATTATTCTTTCTATTAATGAAAATAGTATAGCCAGGTTTCTCTGTTTCTGACTGACAGCTTCATCTGTCTGAGAAGTTTTTGACGACTCGTACTTCAGATAAGCAAGCTCATTTAGTAGGACTGCCACTTCAACCCTTGCGGATTCCAGAACAAGCAATACAAATCTGTAGAAAATCACATATTGTTATGGAAAATTACAGGAACATCCCAATAAATACAGGAGATATGTGAAACTTACTTGTCAACAGGCAACACATTTTGGTTATCCTGGACTTCAAAATCTTCTGACAACCAATCCTCGCCTAGTATGGACATCATGCACTCCGCCAGAAGAAGAGCATGCAGCTTTTCAGAGGATACTGAACAGCAACAAAAACATTTTAACATCATGAGCATCTCAAAAAGAAAGAATATACTAGCATGGTTAGGTTACACTCCTGTACCCTTCAGTACGCCACTCATTCCTCATACAATAGGGCCAAATTTGGCAGCGCTCCGCTCCATGAGATTCGGGCGGAGTGCTCCCAAACACCGCTGCTCCTGCCCACTCCACGCATGAAGTTCTCTTGCCGTTTTGTGCCATGGGTGGGGAGCAGAAAAGGCCCTCTCACCACACTCTGCTCTGCTCCCATTGTCATTCTCCGCTACCCCACCACTCGCCTCACCTCGCCTCCCCAACCGCCTTTCTCTCCCTCCCTTCTCCGTCTCCCACGCCACCCTCCTCCCCCACTGATTCGGCCTCCCCCGCCGCCCTTCTCTGCCGATTCACAGCTGGATGACCATGATTCGTGGGAGGAGCACAATTCGCCGGTGGCTAACTCCGATCCATGCAAGGAGGAACTTGATTTGCCGCTGCCGACCCGGTGGTGTGCTGACTCCATGCCACTGACGCATGCAGATGGAGCGACGAAAAGTTCTACCAAACAGTTTATGCGGGGACCAAGAGCGGCTAGGAGCAGGAGCTAGAGGGACGGGGAGTTGCTTTGGAGCGCTACCAAACTGGCCCGTAGGTAGTCAAATAAACAGAAGAAACAAACAATTCCAAGATAACATATGGGTAGCTAAGCATAAATCAAGGTATGGTGCTCTTGAAACAAAGTGGCACATATTAGCATTATTGCCTTCATCCATGAAGAAAACACCTCATTACAAAACCTATAAtgtttttgccaaaaaaaaaatgttATCATTTATAAATATGAGGCCTGGACATACCAACACGATTTTGGAGAATGGCAGTGATTCCAACTCGAATGTGAGATTCCCAAATTGATGCCGGTATTGATCTCAAAGAATCATGAAGTGGCTTTAGCGTtccaacaacaaaacaaacataaaGGATTAAAGAAAAATCATTGGGAGGAATTGATCAAATATCATGCATAACAAAATGTTTAACACTCTTGAAATAAAACAAGGGAAGGGTAATCCTTACAGATTCTTTTTGGGACAGGAGGGTGGTAAGCATGTGCAGGGCATGAAATTTAACTGCGGTATGGAGAACAGCAAAAAGCCTGGCAAGGCAAGTCACCTGAATTGCATTGAAAATTGGTGATCAAATCATCAGATCAGTTTAGGAATGGTGAAACAAAAAATGCAGGAAGATTCATGTAAAACATTCCGGTACATCAATCATACCATGCTAGTCATGCCTTGCAGTTTCTCCACACTCATAGTGTCAACTTTGAGTTTATGAACTAGTAACTGCATTAGGTTAATGGCAAGTTCTACGCACTTAGAACCTACAAACAATATAATCAAGAAAACCATATAAGAAACTAAGCATCAAACTATATTGAACACCAATTAAACAAACAAAATAGTAATCCCTTTTCACAAGTTATGACCCAACAAATTGTTATTCATTAACCCACAGCACAACTGCTAAACACTAGCTAAGACCGAATTCATTAGGCTATGCGAGTTTGTCACTTAGGCAAGCTTTCAAGTCCACATTTCAAAAACAGAGTAACAAAAGCACCCATCAAGATGCACAAATTTAAAATATGCCAGGCTATGCGAGTTTGTCACTTAGGCAAGCTTTCAAGTCCACGTTTCAAAAACAGAGTAACAAAAGCACCCATCAAGATGCACAAATTTAAAATATGCCAGCTAAGATCTGCATCTAAAGCATCAGTGCTAACACCGCAGTTTAGAAATGAAATTGACAACAAGATACAGGCAGGAAAATTTAATACCATCTGTTAAGCTTAAGATTTGAAGGAAGATCATGTCTATTACACCAGGCTCACAAAACTTGTATGCCCCATCTTCAGAAGCTATTGCTATAAGTGACAGAAGTTCAAAGCATTCTTCAGTGATTGCTGGATCGGTCCTGCAGCACACGACATAGCTACAATCATAAGCAAATATGCAACACGAGCACAGCATTAAAAGTAGTTAGTGATAGCAAAATGGTTGGCCTCAGCTCTTAACAGATTCAAAACAGGATACATGTGTCTATTCAACTAGCAGGGATTGCAAAATACTAATAAAAATGTTTCACGTGTACTGCTACGTTAGTACTAAGTATGAAGCATCAGAAGCACAGAGAGCAAATTTCTTACGATTTGGTGATAACCTCGGCGACTAGGGGCACAGTGGAAACGACCCCCTCGTCGGCCGCAACCTCCGGGACGCGCGCGAGCCCTGCGAGCACGGTGACGGCAAGCCGCAGGTATGCCTCTCGCTCCTCCTCCTTCCCGCCCTCCACTTTCCCCAACCCTGCGCCAACGAAGCAGAACTCGATAAGCCACTGACCTCCCCACCAGACAACCACGAGGCGCACTTCTAGACGTGTCTCTTACCAGTGCTGAGGAGGCGTCGGAGGAAGCGGGGCCCAACGGCGCGGTAGACCTTGGCGACGGCGTTGGAGTCGCCCGCACGGCAGATGTTGGCGGCGACGAGCAGGCCCGCCAGCTTCTGCTCGTCGCGCTCACCGCGGAGGAGGCGGAGGCAGTCTTCGAGCGGCGGGCCGGAGGCCGCCATCAGCGcaacggctgcggcggcggcagccaTTAGTTAGCAACAATCATCCTTATGCATATGTGCAACAGATGGCTATATATTACATGTCCAATTTTTATACCATATTTTCATGTGAAAATGCAATACTTCAGAGTTAAGAGCAATTAGTGCTCAAATTAATAACTAGATAGAAAAGGAGCACATGTAATATGCTAGGATCGATATTGTCTATCCATCTTAGCAGATCCTTTATGTAAAATTATGTGTTTCTAGAAGGGTGGGCTTGGTGCAAGCggcagagtcttaccgcctgtgaccggaaggtcccgggttcgagtcgcggtttcctcgtattgcacaggcgagggtaaggcttgccactaacacccttcctcagaccccgcacagagcgggagctctctgcactgggtacgccctttttttatgTGTTTCTAGTGCTCAGTGAAATATTATCAAGTAAAATAAAATAGGAGTTAATTACAGAAATTGCATTAATATAGTTCAAGCACTTTTTAAAGAAGTTGACTAATCATAACAGGGCACTTAACAATAGCAaggcaccaccgcatcaacatgCATTGTATTTGATCCACAACCTTTTATCTAAAATACAGGGTTCGAAAAATACAGGAGTTGTACTTGTACCACTAGAGCATTGCTTGGGTTCGAAAAATATGTGTGCAAAGTTCTTTTAGACATTTTCACTTTTCAGGTCTTCACAAATAACAATCTAAAATTCTAAATCTGCTAATTAAATGTTCAATCATTCGACTCATAAATCACAATCGCAGAGAACATTTGAATGACTTTTATTAGGGATTTAGGGGCAATAGGGGTTATACCTAAAACCTAGCCTGTCGCTGCTCTGCTCCTCCGTTGCCGGCTGGGTGCTCTGCTCTGCTGCCCTGTTGCCGGCTTGCCGCACCGGCACACCCTGTCTGCGCCGCCGTGGTTCAACGGAGCGCCGCCCCCTGCGGCCTGCGCGGCTGCCGCTGCGCGCCGCCCGCCTGCTCCTGTGCCGCTGTTGCGTGCGGCTTGCCGCGCCCCGCCTGCGCGCCGCGCTGCTGCTCACCGGCGCCGCCCCCTGCGCGGCTGCTGCAGCGCCGCCCGGTGACCCGCGTGCGCTCCACGCCTCGCGAAGTCGCGATAGCCGCCAGCCAAGAGTCGGCCAGTGCTGAGGCGGCGGCTGGTTTCTTCTGGGCTTCCGGAGCACGTGGCCGGCGAAAGGTTATCGAGTTTGGAATTTATATTCCGAAATTTTAAAATGTTACTAAAATATATCCATATTTGACGTTAATTTGCTTGTTGTTTGGCGAATTATATGGTATATAGTACGTACGAAGATATTTATACATGTTCATACACTCATCATTACGACCACGTTTACCATTGTATGGATAATTTAAACCACAAGTAACCTAACCAGTTGAGGTACGATTAATTTGTAATGTTAATTTACTTGTTCACATAGACTATGGTATGTATGATCCACATGTTAACTCGACATCTCTTTTCTTTGCCTTCCCTCTTCCTTATCTCTCCTCTCTCACCCTAGAGGCCGAGGATGGCAGGAGGATGGTAGGATAGCCGTTGGGTTCACCGCCCTGTTTGCTTAAACTTATCAACTatggtacaatgtttttctctcacaacaaaacagctacAGCCAGCTTATTAGCTGTAGAAACTATCAGCCGAACAGCTACCGCATGTTGTATTTAGGTTAAGCAAGATTAATAAATATTTAAATTTTTGCTCTATCATGTATGTATATATGATGATTACTTAATTGTACGGGCGATATGTGTACGGCTTTATATGAGGCACATATCAGGAACAACTAAGATTATTCCACCCCACCGAGTTAGCCGGGATAAATTAGGATTATTTTAACTGTTGCTCACACAGTTGATAAGTTTTGAATATCATAAACAAAGTGTTAAGAACTCAGGATACAATGCAGTTTACTCCATATTGGGTCTTTCACTCGGCGGAATGCAAATATGAAAGTCCATATACAGCATAGTATCCAGCCTTTTGGTAGTGTTCAGTGTTCACTAATACTCCCTTTGTCTTTTGGTACAGTTCACTAGTACTATCTTTATTTTAAATTGCAagacattttgacttttttgatacaaatcctttgctatgcacttagacatATACTACATATAGGTATATTGTaagtaatgtatctagaaaaatcaaaacgtctCAACACAAGTGTTTGCTATAAGACCTAGAAGTAGGTGAACCTCAAAACGTGATAATATGTCTCACCAAGATCGAGTGTCTCTGGAGCAGCATATAGCAGAGCAAGTAGCATCTCTTGAGACCAGGTTTGTTTTGTGTTGCTGGTAGGCAAGCTTTGTTGCGCAACAATATTGTAACTCCAGGAATTCTATGCTCGAAACTTTACAAGATGAAA encodes:
- the LOC136531509 gene encoding uncharacterized protein isoform X1, with protein sequence MAASGPPLEDCLRLLRGERDEQKLAGLLVAANICRAGDSNAVAKVYRAVGPRFLRRLLSTGLGKVEGGKEEEREAYLRLAVTVLAGLARVPEVAADEGVVSTVPLVAEVITKSYVVCCRTDPAITEECFELLSLIAIASEDGAYKFCEPGVIDMIFLQILSLTDGSKCVELAINLMQLLVHKLKVDTMSVEKLQGMTSMVTCLARLFAVLHTAVKFHALHMLTTLLSQKESPLHDSLRSIPASIWESHIRVGITAILQNRVVSSEKLHALLLAECMMSILGEDWLSEDFEVQDNQNVLPVDKFVLLVLESARVEVAVLLNELAYLKYESSKTSQTDEAVSQKQRNLAILFSLIERIIKMISNASSGEGAPIQTIRESTIMQAITGLNETISLVLDFLQDAKDHGQQKGDDLLAAARIVGSYLAEAPYACKEKTGNLLEFIFSIEGQDESSPFYSICFMLPMLSQITMEVDGCKTLASFGGYKAVIDCLVKMTEQDGMMIDNGSMFLASDTIINFMSNRKSVHIPVNPRFIRLLKALVTWAGITDASSVTMTASCLCAMLLDLTSEEFLLSCSHFDTKTLGSLSELIIRSLQQDIPDDDREQFNQKQIIVSGYRRWADRFPHVKNVVEQHVSV
- the LOC136531509 gene encoding uncharacterized protein isoform X2: MAASGPPLEDCLRLLRGERDEQKLAGLLVAANICRAGDSNAVAKVYRAVGPRFLRRLLSTGLGKVEGGKEEEREAYLRLAVTVLAGLARVPEVAADEGVVSTVPLVAEVITKSTDPAITEECFELLSLIAIASEDGAYKFCEPGVIDMIFLQILSLTDGSKCVELAINLMQLLVHKLKVDTMSVEKLQGMTSMVTCLARLFAVLHTAVKFHALHMLTTLLSQKESPLHDSLRSIPASIWESHIRVGITAILQNRVVSSEKLHALLLAECMMSILGEDWLSEDFEVQDNQNVLPVDKFVLLVLESARVEVAVLLNELAYLKYESSKTSQTDEAVSQKQRNLAILFSLIERIIKMISNASSGEGAPIQTIRESTIMQAITGLNETISLVLDFLQDAKDHGQQKGDDLLAAARIVGSYLAEAPYACKEKTGNLLEFIFSIEGQDESSPFYSICFMLPMLSQITMEVDGCKTLASFGGYKAVIDCLVKMTEQDGMMIDNGSMFLASDTIINFMSNRKSVHIPVNPRFIRLLKALVTWAGITDASSVTMTASCLCAMLLDLTSEEFLLSCSHFDTKTLGSLSELIIRSLQQDIPDDDREQFNQKQIIVSGYRRWADRFPHVKNVVEQHVSV